One window from the genome of Nicotiana tomentosiformis chromosome 5, ASM39032v3, whole genome shotgun sequence encodes:
- the LOC138892714 gene encoding uncharacterized protein produces the protein MALTEQRDKAFKDLPILQTELKKALKEASFLKQEHADLVKKVQEKINLIDQLWAEMDEVKATIEVWKGKIDMLASEKVVAKAELASVENQLQVAKDKADKWSRLNDDLQAQLSSAVTELDALGQEYVALRSKLDATSTDAEEIVAQYKTNVEVAETRLKTKTEYIKRLSQRETLEEIHARGFDLSAEIEEARRLKAKAKERYEPKGSEGSDDSGDESGPGEDHG, from the exons ATGGCTCTTACTGAGCAACGGGACAAGGCCTTCAAAGACCTCCCTATTCTCCAGACCGAGCTGAAAAAGGCTCTGAAGGAGGCCTCGTTCCTTAAGCAAGAACACGCCGACCTGGTTAAGAAG GTCCAAGAGAAGATAAACCTGATCGACCAGCTTTGGGCTGAGATGGATGAGGTCAAGGCCACGATCGAAGTGTGGAAGGGCAAGATAGACATGCTTGCTTCAGAGAAGGTAGTTGCGAAAGCGGAGCTAGCATCGGTTGAGAACCAACTCCAGGTGGCAAAGGACAAAGCCGATAAGTGGTCTCGACTAAATGATGATCTCCAGGCACAGCTGAGCTCGGCCGTCACGGAACTGGATGCCCTCGGACAAGAATATGTTGCACTGAGGTCCAAATTGGATGCAACCTCTACTGATGCCGAGGAAATAGTGGCCCAATATAAGACCAATGTGGAGGTAGCCGAGACCCGCTTAAAGACAAAGACTGAGTACATAAAGCGGTTATCCCAgagagagaccctcgaagagatccatgcccgaggGTTTGACCTATCGGCCGAGATTGAAGAAGCTAGGAGGCTCAAGGCCAAGGCAAAGGAGCGCTATGAGCCTAAGGGTTCCGAGGGCTCCGACGATTCTGGCGACGAGTCGGGCCCCGGTGAAGACCATGGGTAG
- the LOC104086855 gene encoding homeobox-leucine zipper protein ANTHOCYANINLESS 2-like, translated as MYSVELIHSELVQKPKMESHSDMSEKGESSNNVVMGRPKEEDESESRRSNGDNLNGVASEDEQDSALSNSSKTRKYSRHTVNQILELETAFKLNPHPNEKVRLELGKKLSMDSKQVKFWFQNRRTQMKSQLERHENGILKQENDRLRIEHIAMQEAMKNPICNRCRNQAIIADINVEEHQTKIEYERLKEEVKRISVLADKLLGPLSSLEANPAFGLPEGINGFGGINYANAASPMGLNFDNGLSSPPPVISTSLANVDVSFDKSMLMDLALAAMNELLGLAEIGEPLWVRSLDGGGETLNLEEYARSFTPCTGMKPGHFTTEATRATGTVIVNSLTLVETLMDMSRWVEMFSCIVGKTSVVDVIPGSTCGSWSSNLQLIQTEFQIISDLVPARELKFLRFCKQHAEGVWAVVDVSVDTIQESSQAREIGNCRRLPSGCIVQDMPNGYSKVTWIEHMEYYENVVHHLYRPLVRNGLGFGAQRWMATLQRQSEFLAMLMSSVDTPVVCSSGQTSMAMLAQRMTRNFCAGVCATIHKWESIQQANGEDAKLMMRKNIGDPGEPIGVMLSATKTIWLPVKQQRLLDFLLNEQTRSQWDILFNSGPMQQMVHIAKGQNIDNSISLFRANGNAISDSENNMLILQDTCTDATGSLIVYATIDAADMDVVMNGGDSSSVAFLPSGIAIVPDCFQDYSGANNCNVGTSWEKDNGFSGTGSLVTIGFQVLVTSSPAAKLSMESVQKVNNLISHTIHGIKSAFKSK; from the exons ATGTATTCAGTTGAATTGATACATTCTGAATTGGTGCAGAAACCAAAGATGGAAAGTCACAGTGACATGAGTGAGAAAGGTGAAAGTTCGAATAATGTTGTAATGGGGAGGCCTAAAGAGGAGGATGAAAGTGAGAGCCGCAGGTCCAATGGTGACAACTTAAATGGCGTTGCATCTGAAGATGAACAGGACTCTGCTCTCAGTAATTCATCAAAGACAAGGAAATACAGTAGGCATACTGTCAACCAAATTCTAGAGCTCGAAAC TGCTTTCAAGCTGAATCCACATCCTAACGAAAAAGTAAGGCTAGAACTTGGAAAGAAACTGTCTATGGACAGCAAGCAGGTGAAGTTTTGGTTCCAGAATAGAAGAACCCAAATGAAG TCACAATTGGAACGCCATGAAAATGGAATTCTGAAACAAGAAAATGATAGGCTCCGCATAGAGCATATTGCAATGCAGGAAGCCATGAAAAATCCAATTTGCAATCGTTGTCGTAATCAGGCTATTATTGCTGACATCAATGTTGAGGAGCATCAAACAAAGATTGAGTATGAACGGCTGAAAGAGGAAGTCAAGAGGATCAGTGTCCTGGCCGACAAACTTTTGGGGCCTTTATCATCCTTGGAAGCAAATCCTGCATTTGGACTTCCTGAGGGAATAAATGGCTTCGGTGGTATAAATTATGCCAACGCTGCATCACCAATGGGGCTTAATTTCGACAATGGTCTGTCAAGTCCTCCGCCAGTAATATCCACAAGCTTGGCTAATGTAGATGTATCATTTGATAAGTCAATGCTGATGGATCTTGCTTTGGCTGCGATGAACGAGCTTCTTGGGCTGGCTGAGATTGGTGAACCGCTTTGGGTCAGAAGCTTGGATGGAGGTGGAGAAACATTGAATCTTGAGGAGTATGCTAGATCATTTACACCGTGTACGGGCATGAAACCTGGACATTTCACAACAGAAGCAACTCGCGCGACTGGTACAGTGATTGTCAACAGCCTAACTCTGGTGGAGACCTTAATGGATATG AGTCGATGGGTGGAGATGTTCTCCTGCATTGTTGGGAAAACCTCTGTTGTCGATGTGATTCCAGGTAGCACATGTGGAAGCTGGAGCAGTAATCTGCAATTG ATTCAAACTGAATTCCAAATTATTTCTGATCTGGTTCCTGCTCGTGAATTGAAATTTCTCCGCTTCTGCAAGCAACACGCTGAAGGTGTCTGGGCTGTTGTGGATGTGTCTGTTGACACAATCCAAGAAAGTTCACAAGCTCGTGAAATTGGGAATTGCAGGAGGCTCCCTTCTGGTTGTATTGTGCAAGATATGCCTAATGGTTACTCTAAG GTTACTTGGATCGAGCACATGGAATATTATGAAAATGTAGTCCACCATTTGTACCGCCCTCTGGTCAGGAATGGCCTGGGGTTTGGCGCACAAAGGTGGATGGCCACTCTGCAAAGGCAGTCTGAGTTCTTGGCGATGCTGATGTCTTCTGTTGACACTCCAG TTGTTTGTTCAAGTGGTCAGACAAGTATGGCAATGCTGGCTCAACGCATGACACGTAACTTTTGTGCTGGGGTTTGTGCAACCATTCACAAGTGGGAATCAATCCAACAAGCAAATGGAGAAGATGCAAAATTGATGATGAGGAAGAACATTGGTGACCCTGGTGAGCCTATTGGTGTGATGTTGAGTGCTACAAAGACCATCTGGTTGCCGGTGAAACAACAACGTTTGTTAGACTTCCTGTTGAATGAACAAACAAGGAGTCAATGGGATATTTTGTTCAATAGTGGTCCTATGCAACAGATGGTCCATATTGCCAAGGGTCAAAATATTGATAATAGCATCTCTCTTTTCCGTGCTAAT GGGAATGCAATCAGTGACAGTGAAAACAACATGCTGATTTTGCAAGATACTTGCACGGACGCAACAGGATCCCTTATAGTATATGCAACAATTGATGCTGCAGATATGGATGTGGTGATGAATGGAGGAGATTCTTCTTCAGTGGCTTTCCTACCATCTGGAATTGCTATAGTTCCCGACTGTTTTCAAGATTATTCCGGGGCCAATAACTGCAATGTTGGAACTTCTTGGGAGAAAGATAATGGCTTTAGCGGTACTGGATCTCTAGTGACTATCGGGTTCCAAGTATTGGTGACTAGCTCGCCCGCTGCAAAGCTATCTATGGAGTCAGTCCAAAAAGTAAATAATCTCATCTCTCATACAATTCATGGTATCAAATCTGCTTTCAAGAGCAAGTGA